The Mesorhizobium sp. B2-8-5 genome segment CTGTCGGAACACGGGGCGGAACTCGCTTTCACCTACCAGGGCGACGCCTTCGGGCGGCGGGTCAAGCCGCTCGCCGAGAAGGTAGGGGCTTCGCTGATCGTGCCTTGCGATGTCGAGGACAGCGCCTCGGTCACCGCGACCTTCGAGACCCTCGGCAAGGCCTGGGGCGGGCTGGATTTCGTGGTGCACGCCATCGGTTTTTCCGACAAGAACGAGCTGAAGGGCCTTTACGCCGACACCAGCCGCGACAATTTCGTGCGCACAATGGTGATCTCCTGCTATTCCTTCACCGAGATCGCCCGCAACGCCGCCGCGCTGATGAGCAATGGCGGCTCGATGATCACGCTCACCTATGCCGGCTCGGTCAGGGTGATGCCGAACTACAATGTCATGGGCGTCGCCAAGGCCGGGCTGGAAGCCAGCGTGCGCTACCTTGCCAACGACTACGGCCCACGCGGTATCAGGGTGAACGGCATCTCGGCCGGGCCAGTGCGGACGCTGGCCGGCTCTGGCGTGTCCGATGCCCGCCACATGTTCTCCTACCAGCAGCGCAACTCGCCTTTGCGGCGCACCGTGACCATCGACGAAGTCGGCGGCTCGGCGCTCTACCTGCTCTCCGACCTGTCGTCGGGCGTCACCGGTGAAATCCACTATGTCGATTCCGGCTATCACATCGTTTCGATGCCGGCACTGGAGGAACTGAAGCAGAACGACGGCACGCGCGAATAGTTTGCAGTCGCGACAGTAGCGTTCCAGTAAAATTGGATGCATTGGCGGAAACTCATTTTAAGGAGATATCCGCTATAAGGTCCCCTAATCTAGGGACAATGCATGCCTGCAGTCAGCAATCCGAAACGGACTCCGCTGTTCCGGCTGATCACCATCGCCAGTTCGGGCATGGGCAGTTTCATCCTTGGACTATGGGGCCTGCGGTTCGGCTTCGGCGACGGCATGGCCGGCATGCCGGCCGAAACGATGGCCGGCGTCATCGCCGCGCTCTGCGCTTTGGCCGCCGGCGGTGCCGCGCTGTCGTTCTTCGCGGGCGTCGATGAATCGGCGGCCTATGTCTTCAAGGAAACCCATTTCGACAAGCTGACCGGCCTTTTGTCGCGCCAGGCCATGGTCGGCAAGATAGCCGAGGCCGCCTCCGGGACGATCCGAACAGGCGAGCCGGTGTTCCTCATCGACATCGATATCGACCGCTTCAAGCAGATCAATGACGCCATCGGCTACAGCCAGGGTGACGAACTGATCCGCGCCTTCACCAGCAGGCTGAAGGACAACATGCCGAAGAACGCGGTGATCGGGCGCCTCGGCGCCGGCGAATTCGGCGTGCTGCTGCCGGATCGCGACATCAGGGGTTCGATCGAGCGGCTCATCGAGAAGCTCATCAACGAGATGATGGAGCCCTACCAGCTGCAGAGCCATCTGCAGTCGGTCAGCCTGTCGGTCGGCATCGTGGCGATGCCGAAGGACGGCGTCGACCCAGTGCTCATCCTGCGCCGCTCGAACCTGGCGCTGCAGAACGCGCGCGCCAGCGGCGTCGGCAACTGGTCTGTCTTCCACGCCGACATGGGCCGGGTGGCGGACTACCGGCAGTGGATCGAGTCGGAGTTGAAGACCGCCTTCGACCGCGGCGACTTCAGCCTTCACTATCAGCCGCAGCTCAACCTGCCGAGCGGCCGCATCGTCGGCTATGAGGCGCTGATCCGCTGGAAGCATCCGGAGCGCGGCATGATCCCGCCGATGGAATTCATTCCGATCGCCGAGGAAACCGGCATGATCAATCCGATCGGCGAGTGGGTGCTGCGCAAGGCCTGCAGCGACGCCCGCTACCTGCCGGAGGACTGCTTCGTCGCCGTCAACATCTCGCCGGCCCAGTTCATGACCAGGGATTTCGTCGGCATCGTGCGGGAAGTGATGGAATCGACCGGCATCAAGCCGTCGCGGCTGGAGCTCGAGGTCACCGAGACCGCGATGATGCAGGACCGCGACCGCGCCGCGGCGATCCTGGAGCAGCTTGCCGAGATGGGCATCTCCGTGGCCGTCGACGATTTCGGCACCGGCTATTCCAATTTGAGCTACCTGATCGATTTCTCCTTCGGCAAGCTGAAGATCGACCGCTCGTTCGTCAGCCGCATCGACACCGACTCCAGCTCCGGCGCGATCGTGTCGACCATTGTCGGCCTGTCGCGGGCGCTGGGCGTCGGCATCATCGCAGAAGGCGTGGAGACCGAGAACCAGGCCACCCTGCTCCGAGCGGCCGGCTGCGAGGTCGTGCAGGGCTATCTGTTCGGCCGGCCGGCGCCGCTCAAGGTCGAGCTTGGCGAAGCGCGGCCCGCCTTCGGCACGCACGAACCCGCCCGCATCGTCAGCGTGCAATAAGCACCTAGCTCTTTTCCTGACGCAATTCCGGACGGAAAACCGCTCCACACTTTCCCTGGAATTGCTTCAGCGGCGCGCCGAAAACACCTTGAACATCCCGTCGCGGGCAATCTCGGCATGGCTGGCAAAGGCCGCCGAAAGCACCTGCTCGTAAGGAAGCTGGCGGTTGGCGACCATGAACAGGCGCCCGCCCGGCCTCAAGGCTTTCGACGCGGCGCGGATCATGCCGGCGCCGATGCCGGATTCAGCCGCACGCCCACTGTGGAAGGGCGGGTTCATGACGATCGCGTCGTAGCGCCGCTCGACCGTCTCGGTGAGCAGATCGGTCCAGAAGAAACGGGGCTCGACCGCTGCCGCATGAACATTGAGCCTGGCAGCCTCCAGGGCCTCGAAGTCCGCCTCATAGAGATCCAGACCAGAGATGCCAGGCGAACGTTCTGTCACCTCGGCCGCCAAATAACCCCAGCCGGCGCAGAAATCGGCGACATTGCCCTTGAGATCGCCAGGCAGGTGCGCGGCCAGCAATTTCGATCCCGCATCGACACGGTCGAAAGAGAACATGCCAGGCTTGGTCTTGAAGCCGCCGTCGACGACAAGATCGGGGTTGCCGGCGCGCAGCGTCGCGGCCGCCTCCGTACCGGTTCGCCTGAACCAGAAAGCGACGCCGTGGTGCTTCGGCAGATGGCCTTCCAGCGACGCCAGCGCGTTGATCCGCTTGCGCAGGCTGTCAATGCCGTCCTCCTTGCCACCCGCGACCGCGATCAGCCCGCCCGGCACGGTGCGTTCGATGGCGTCGGCGATGCGCAACTCATTTTGCCCACGATGACGGCCCGCAAGCACCAGCGCCAGCTCGAAGCCGGTACCCTCGGCGCGCGGCGTGACCGGATAGCCAGACGCGTGCAGCGTTCGAAAATGTGGCCGAAAGCCTTGCACGAGATGCAGCGCCGCCTCGAAGCCGGCGGGCAAGCGAAAGCCGGGCTCGGCGCCGAGAAACAGGACGCGGGCATCCTTTCGCGGCAGAGGCAGCGCCTCGGCCTCGAACGGGTAGAACAGCGTCTTCAGCGGCTCCGCGGCCATTCACCTGCTCCGTAGGACTCTTCGACGCAATTCCGGACGGAAAACCGGTTCCCGCTTTACGTGGAATTGCCCTGAAATAAAAACGGGCGCGACCTTGCGGCGCGCCCGTCTCAAACTATCCAGCCAAACCGATCAGGCGGCGTCTTCCTCGCCGTCCGACTTCTTCTTTTCCTGGACGATTTCCTTGCCGGTCGCCTGGTCGACGACCTTCATCGACAGGCGGACCTTGCCGCGCTCGTCGAAGCCCATCAGCTTGACCCAGACCTTGTCGCCTTCCTTGACGACGTCGGAGGTCTTGGCGACGCGCTCATTGGCGAGCTGCGAGATGTGGACGAGGCCGTCGCGCGGGCCGAAGAAGTTGACGAACGCGCCGAAGTCGGCCGTCTTGACGACGGTGCCTTCGTAGATCTCGCCGACTTCCGGCTCGGCGACAATGGTGTGGATCCACTTCTTCGCCGCCTCGATCTCCTTGGCGTTCGCCGAAGCGATCTTGACCGTGCCGTCGTCCTCGATGTTGATCTTGGCGCCGGTCTTCTCGACGATCTCGCGGATCACCTTGCCGCCGGAGCCGATGACGTCGCGGATCTTGTCGGTCGGGATATGCATGACCTCGATGCGCGGCGCGAATTCGCCGAGCTCGGCGCGGGCGCCGGACAGCGCATGCGCCATCTCGCCGAGGATATGCAGGCGGCCATCCTTGGCCTGGGCCAGGGCGATGCCCATGATCTCCTCGGTGATGCCATCGATCTTGATGTCCATCTGCAGCGAGGTGACGCCATTGGCGGTGCCGGCGACCTTGAAGTCCATGTCGCCGAGGTGGTCCTCATCGCCCAGGATGTCGGAGAGCACGGCAAAGCGCTCGCCTTCCTTGATCAGGCCCATGGCGATGCCGGCGACCGGCTTTGCCAGCGGCACGCCGGCATCCATCAGAGCCAGCGAGGTGCCGCACACGGTCGCCATCGAGGACGAGCCGTTGGACTCGGTGATCTCCGAAACGACGCGCAGCGTGTAGGGGAACTGGTCCGCGCTCGGCAGCATCGGGCGGATGGCGCGCCAGGCGAGCTTGCCGTGGCCGATTTCGCGGCGGCCCGGCGAACCCATGCGGCCGGTCTCGCCGACGGAATAGGGCGGGAAGTTGTAGTGAAGGAGGAACTTCTCCTTGTACATGCCGGTCAGCGAATCGACATACTGCTCGTCCTCGCCGGTGCCGAGCGTGGCAACGACCAGCGCCTGGGTCTCGCCGCGCGTGAACAGCGCCGAACCATGGGTGCGCGCCAGGACGCCGACTTCCGAAACGATCTTGCGAACGGTCTTGAGATCACGGCCGTCAATGCGCGAGCCGGTGTCGAGGATGTTCCAGCGGACGACCTTGGCCTGAAGCTCCTTGAACACCGAGCCGATCTGCTCTGAGGTGTGTTTGGCCTCTTCGCCTTCGGCCGGCGCAAACGCGGCCTTGACCTTCGCCTTGACGCCGTCGACGGCGGCATAGCGCTTCTGCTTGTCGGTGATCTTGTAGGCTTCGCGAAGCTCGTCGCCGACGATCTTCAGCATCTCGGCTTCGAGCGCGGAATGATCCGGCGCGGTGAAGTCGCGCGGCTCCTTGGCGGCGACCTCGGCCAGCTTGATGATCGCGTCGATCACAGGCTGGAAGCCCTTGTGGCCGAACACGACGGCGCCGAGCATCAGGTCCTCGGAGAGTTCCTTGGCCTCGGATTCGACCATAAGCACAGCGTCGCCGGTGCCGGCAACGACGAGGTCGAGCTTGGATTCCTGCATTTCGTCGATATGCGGGTTGAGCACATATTCGCCGTTGATGTAGCCGACGCGGGCGCCGCCGATCGGGCCCATGAAGGGCACGCCGGAAAGCGTCAGCGCGGCGGAGGTGGCGACGATCGACAGGATGTCCGGATCGTTCTCGAGATCATGCTGGACGACGGTGACGACGATCTGGGTGTCGTTCTTGTAGCCGTCGGCGAAAAGCGGGCGGATCGGACGGTCGATCAGGCGGGAAACCAGCGTTTCCTTTTCGCTCGGACGGCCCTCACGCTTGAAGTAGCCGCCCGGGATCTTGCCGGCGGCATAGGTCTTTTCCTGGTAGTTGACGGTAAGCGGGAAGAAATCGAGGCCGGGCTTCGGCTCCTTCATCGAAACGACGGTGGCGAGAACGACCGTCTCGCCATAGGTGGCGAGCACCGCGCCGTCAGCCTGGCGTGCGATCTTGCCGGTTTCCAGGATGAGCGGACGGCCGCCCCATTCGATTTCCACTTTGTGTTGATTGAACATGTCTTGTCCTTCATGTGCGGAAAGGGCCGCGCCGTCCTAACGGTCACGGGTTCTCCCTTTCCTGGCTTCCTTCGGGCAGCCACGGGCAAGACAACGGGAGGCTCGTAGGTTCGGCTCATAAGCCGAGCGAGCATCCTGCAATCCTGCCCCATGACCGTCCATGGGGCGGTTCCGAATGGCCCTCTGCGCGTCCGGAACCGTGTTTGGCCGACCGATCGGCCGGCTTGCGCATGACGCCGGAAACCGCTGTTTCCGGAACGCGCCCTGCGCGAATGCGAATTTCAAGAGCGCGTCGCGCTCCGGCATTATCGCACCGGATCGACCGATGCGCCAATGCGCGACCGGCGAGCCCTCCGAGGAGGGCCCGCCGGTCAATTCGTCAGCGACGGAGACCGAGCTTGTCGATCAGCGTCTGATAGCGCGCGTCATCCTTGCGCTTGAGGTAGTCAAGCAGGCTGCGGCGCTGGGAGACCAGAGCAAGCAGGCCACGGCGGGAATGGTTATCCTTCTTGTGGTCCTTGAAGTGCTCGGTCAGGTTCTTGATGCGCTCGGAAAGAATGGCAACCTGGACTTCCGGAGATCCGGTGTCGCCCTTGGTGGTTGCGAATTCGGTCATCAATTCGTTCTTGCGGTCGGCAGTAATCGACATCGTGCTTTTCCTTATCTGTTGGAGGAAACGGGACGCCCACAGCCGGGATGTCGTCCAGCAGGGGCCAGTGCAAGCGACGCGTCAGGGCGCGAAGCTGCGGCGCATATAGTGCAATTCCGGAAAAAACACCAGCCCAAATATCAAGCCGGCTTGTCGCAGGTCTTTCCATGAAAACAAAGGGTTCAGCGGCTATAGCCACTTCTTCCATTTGAAGAAGAAGATCAGTCCGGCAGCGACAAGCGCCATGAACAGAATTGCCGCCGGATAACCGTAATAGGTTTTCAGTTCCGGCATGTTCCAGGGCGAGCTTTCCGGATCGAAATTCATTCCCCAGACGCCGACCAGGAAGGTCAGCGGCATGAAGATCACCGAGACGATCGTCAGATAGGAGATGACGTCGTTGGTGCGGGCCTGGGTCAGCGACACATGCATCTCGATCAGGCCGGTGAGCATGTCGCGCTGGTTCTCGACCAGTTCGATCAGCCGCAGCGAATGGTCGAGCGTGTCGTTGAAGAATATCTTGGTCTCCGCCTTCACGAAGGCCACGTCGTTGCGGATCAGCGTCGCCAGCGCATCGCGCATCGGCCACAGCACTCCTTTGAGCACGTTGGCGTCGCGCCTGAGTTCATGCAGCTGCTGCATCTGGTGCTTGTGCGGCTTGTTCAGCATCTCGTCCTCGATGCCGTCGACCGCTTCGCTCGCCGCCTCTATCGGAGGAAAATAGCTGTCGACGATAGCATCGATCAGCGCATAGGCGAGATAGTCGGCGCCGCGCGAGCGCAGGCGGTTGGGCATCGCGCCCGCAATGCGCTTGCGCACCGGATCGAACGGGTCGCCCTCGCGCTCCTGGAAGGTGACGACGAAATTCCCGCCGAAGAACAGCGACATCTGCTCGTAACGATGCGAGGTGACATCGTCGATCATGCGCATGACGACGAAGGCGTGGTCCTCGAAGAAATCCACCTTGGGCCGCTGTCCGGTGTTGACGACATCTTCCAGCGCCAGCGGGTGCAAATTGAAGATGCGGCCGATCTCCTCGATCAGCGGGATATTGGCAAGTCCGGTGCAATCCAGCCAGACGACGGGCCATTTCCCGCAATGGGCGTTGAGATCGTCGATCGAGGCATTGTCGATGGTTTTGTACTTTTCCGGCGAGATCAGCGTCAGCCGAAGCTCGCTGCGCCGCGCCGCCGGATCGGCGATAAGCGTGCCGGGCGACGCCCCGACCGGTGGCCGGCGGGTTTTCAGCGATGCCCGCTTCTTGCCTTCATCAGCCTTGGCCATGAGATATCCTCGGGACTCAGCATTCGGCCGAGATTAGAGCAATTCCAGGAAAACTGCGCAGCGGTTTTCTGTCCGGAATTGCGTAAATAACAAACACTTAGTGCATGTCGCCCAGAAGTGCGCAGCGGTTCTGGGACAACGACATGCATCAAAACAAAGACTTAAAGCGCGTCGCCTGAATCCGTTTCAGCGCGTCGCGCTTTAGACCGGATTCACCCGACAAAGACCCGCTTGGGCTTGAACATGCCCTGCTCGATGGCGCCGATGGCGACGAGCTTGCCGCGCGCTGTGGCGCAGGCCTCCTCGGCCTCGACCGGTGCGTCGCGGCCGCGAATGATGACGGGATTGCCGAGGCGGATCTTCGTCGCCGCATCGTCGCTGACCGCGACCTGCGGCAGGCAGTCGAGCGCCACCGCCGTTTCGACAAGCAGCGCATCGATAGCGCTGAAATCGATCGGGACGTCCATTTCGTCCGATTTGTCGTCATTCCTTTCGCCAAAGCGGGCCGCTTCCAGCTCGGCGACCGTGACGAAATCATCCGGCGTGAACGGCTCGACCTCGACGCGGCGCAATTCGGCGATATGGCCGAAGCAGCCGAGGTCGCGGCCCATGTCGCGGGCCAGCGAGCGCACATAGGTGCCCTTGCCGCACTCGACCTCGAAGACGGTCTTGCCGGCATCATGCTCGACGATGTCGAGGCGGCCGATCTCGATCTCGCGCGCCGGGATGTCGACCGTCTCGCCTTCACGGGCAAGGTCATAGGCGCGTTCGCCGGCGATCTTGATGGCCGAGAATTGCGGCGGTGTCTGCATGATGACGCCGG includes the following:
- the fabI gene encoding enoyl-ACP reductase FabI codes for the protein MEGLMKGKRGLVMGVANDHSIAWGIAKKLSEHGAELAFTYQGDAFGRRVKPLAEKVGASLIVPCDVEDSASVTATFETLGKAWGGLDFVVHAIGFSDKNELKGLYADTSRDNFVRTMVISCYSFTEIARNAAALMSNGGSMITLTYAGSVRVMPNYNVMGVAKAGLEASVRYLANDYGPRGIRVNGISAGPVRTLAGSGVSDARHMFSYQQRNSPLRRTVTIDEVGGSALYLLSDLSSGVTGEIHYVDSGYHIVSMPALEELKQNDGTRE
- a CDS encoding putative bifunctional diguanylate cyclase/phosphodiesterase, with product MPAVSNPKRTPLFRLITIASSGMGSFILGLWGLRFGFGDGMAGMPAETMAGVIAALCALAAGGAALSFFAGVDESAAYVFKETHFDKLTGLLSRQAMVGKIAEAASGTIRTGEPVFLIDIDIDRFKQINDAIGYSQGDELIRAFTSRLKDNMPKNAVIGRLGAGEFGVLLPDRDIRGSIERLIEKLINEMMEPYQLQSHLQSVSLSVGIVAMPKDGVDPVLILRRSNLALQNARASGVGNWSVFHADMGRVADYRQWIESELKTAFDRGDFSLHYQPQLNLPSGRIVGYEALIRWKHPERGMIPPMEFIPIAEETGMINPIGEWVLRKACSDARYLPEDCFVAVNISPAQFMTRDFVGIVREVMESTGIKPSRLELEVTETAMMQDRDRAAAILEQLAEMGISVAVDDFGTGYSNLSYLIDFSFGKLKIDRSFVSRIDTDSSSGAIVSTIVGLSRALGVGIIAEGVETENQATLLRAAGCEVVQGYLFGRPAPLKVELGEARPAFGTHEPARIVSVQ
- a CDS encoding class I SAM-dependent methyltransferase, whose translation is MAAEPLKTLFYPFEAEALPLPRKDARVLFLGAEPGFRLPAGFEAALHLVQGFRPHFRTLHASGYPVTPRAEGTGFELALVLAGRHRGQNELRIADAIERTVPGGLIAVAGGKEDGIDSLRKRINALASLEGHLPKHHGVAFWFRRTGTEAAATLRAGNPDLVVDGGFKTKPGMFSFDRVDAGSKLLAAHLPGDLKGNVADFCAGWGYLAAEVTERSPGISGLDLYEADFEALEAARLNVHAAAVEPRFFWTDLLTETVERRYDAIVMNPPFHSGRAAESGIGAGMIRAASKALRPGGRLFMVANRQLPYEQVLSAAFASHAEIARDGMFKVFSARR
- the pnp gene encoding polyribonucleotide nucleotidyltransferase, translating into MFNQHKVEIEWGGRPLILETGKIARQADGAVLATYGETVVLATVVSMKEPKPGLDFFPLTVNYQEKTYAAGKIPGGYFKREGRPSEKETLVSRLIDRPIRPLFADGYKNDTQIVVTVVQHDLENDPDILSIVATSAALTLSGVPFMGPIGGARVGYINGEYVLNPHIDEMQESKLDLVVAGTGDAVLMVESEAKELSEDLMLGAVVFGHKGFQPVIDAIIKLAEVAAKEPRDFTAPDHSALEAEMLKIVGDELREAYKITDKQKRYAAVDGVKAKVKAAFAPAEGEEAKHTSEQIGSVFKELQAKVVRWNILDTGSRIDGRDLKTVRKIVSEVGVLARTHGSALFTRGETQALVVATLGTGEDEQYVDSLTGMYKEKFLLHYNFPPYSVGETGRMGSPGRREIGHGKLAWRAIRPMLPSADQFPYTLRVVSEITESNGSSSMATVCGTSLALMDAGVPLAKPVAGIAMGLIKEGERFAVLSDILGDEDHLGDMDFKVAGTANGVTSLQMDIKIDGITEEIMGIALAQAKDGRLHILGEMAHALSGARAELGEFAPRIEVMHIPTDKIRDVIGSGGKVIREIVEKTGAKINIEDDGTVKIASANAKEIEAAKKWIHTIVAEPEVGEIYEGTVVKTADFGAFVNFFGPRDGLVHISQLANERVAKTSDVVKEGDKVWVKLMGFDERGKVRLSMKVVDQATGKEIVQEKKKSDGEEDAA
- the rpsO gene encoding 30S ribosomal protein S15, which produces MSITADRKNELMTEFATTKGDTGSPEVQVAILSERIKNLTEHFKDHKKDNHSRRGLLALVSQRRSLLDYLKRKDDARYQTLIDKLGLRR
- the corA gene encoding magnesium/cobalt transporter CorA, whose product is MAKADEGKKRASLKTRRPPVGASPGTLIADPAARRSELRLTLISPEKYKTIDNASIDDLNAHCGKWPVVWLDCTGLANIPLIEEIGRIFNLHPLALEDVVNTGQRPKVDFFEDHAFVVMRMIDDVTSHRYEQMSLFFGGNFVVTFQEREGDPFDPVRKRIAGAMPNRLRSRGADYLAYALIDAIVDSYFPPIEAASEAVDGIEDEMLNKPHKHQMQQLHELRRDANVLKGVLWPMRDALATLIRNDVAFVKAETKIFFNDTLDHSLRLIELVENQRDMLTGLIEMHVSLTQARTNDVISYLTIVSVIFMPLTFLVGVWGMNFDPESSPWNMPELKTYYGYPAAILFMALVAAGLIFFFKWKKWL
- the truB gene encoding tRNA pseudouridine(55) synthase TruB; the encoded protein is MARRGKKKGRPVSGWVVLDKPVGMGSTEAVSKIKWLFQAEKAGHAGTLDPLASGMLPIALGEATKTVPYVQDGAKVYRFTVAWGQERSTDDLEGPVTNSSDRRPDEAEVRALLPKYTGVIMQTPPQFSAIKIAGERAYDLAREGETVDIPAREIEIGRLDIVEHDAGKTVFEVECGKGTYVRSLARDMGRDLGCFGHIAELRRVEVEPFTPDDFVTVAELEAARFGERNDDKSDEMDVPIDFSAIDALLVETAVALDCLPQVAVSDDAATKIRLGNPVIIRGRDAPVEAEEACATARGKLVAIGAIEQGMFKPKRVFVG